A region of the Apium graveolens cultivar Ventura chromosome 6, ASM990537v1, whole genome shotgun sequence genome:
AAGCACCCATTTCCAGCCCCTGAGAAGAAACCCTGCAATAATGGGAACGGGAATGGAACTGGTTGGTGGTCTGCATTGCCTGAGAAAATAACAGTGCACCAGGGTTCACCTGTCCTCGATCTTAAAAGTGAGAATTACTTCTCTTTTATGGTAGGACGAAAGCGCCTAAGTGCTAGGTATCTTCTTAATTCTTCAGCAGATGTCGTATCTCTGCTGAATGAACTTGCAGAATGACTAGAGAGCTAAGCGTGCTTCCAATTTGCTGCAAATGATGAAGGTTGAAGGTGAGGAAAGGATCACTAGGTATGAAGGTTAAAGCGCAAGAGCCGAAGCCCCCCCAAAAAAAAGTACATCTGCTGTAATTTGGCTTGTGCAAAGGAGTATAAAAATAAATGCAGTTTTTGTCACATCTTTTTATCATGGGGCAatttattatatgtgttcagcTTAATTTTGAAAGGATCGAAGATACATTTTTGTTCTGCACAAGGTTTTTGTTCTATCGTATTGTTCTCCATTCTCTACTTTTTCTCTGCTGCTATGTTAACTAAATATAAAAAGTTCGGTTTTGTGTCATCGTAGATCTATACCCATATTTTGCTGTTGGATTGAAACAGACACATCTAACACATGGTAAATTCCTTTTCTAATATGAAATCATCACAACCAACCTCATTTTTCTGTTGTATATATATCCGCTATTATGGAATGCTGAATATTTGTAACATCGCCAACTTGCTTTCTTTGCCAGGTATAATATGTAGAGGGTCTCATTAAAATAATTACAGCAACCGGATGTGTAATTCTGTCGAATATCTAAATTAATCTACATTTGCATAGCCAATGCCTGCTTATTCGTTCCACAGAGCTCTTTTTACTCTAACCCGTTCACCGTTAAAGTGGATGTACTTCCATCTACCCAGGTACCTTTTAATAACTTCCTTCTGCTTATCTTCTTGACCTTGTTTTCGAAAAGCATGAGCTACTCTTTTGGTTGTATCCTCATCTGGTTTTACACCCAATTCCTCCATGTCAGCAAATACCTATAAAAAAGATAACAATTTATGATCACAATGACCATTTCTGACAAAAGAGATACATACTGTAAATACGTGGCAGATATTTTCCATTAACATCTAACAACCCAAAACACAGATGTGAAGTACTCAATGGAAAACCTTTAATCAAGAACAAATATCATTTGAATTAGGCAGTGTTGCTAAATACCTCTATAACCTTCTCTGGAATATTGTGGTGATCGTATAAGAATATCATTCTAGAAAATAAACGCTTCGATATTGAGCGAGTGTGCGTATGTAAAATCATGTTCCAGAATGATTCTGCTTCATCAACCCTACCATCCATGTCAAATGCTAGTAAGAGGGTATCAAACGTTCCCATTGTCATTCCTTGACCTTTCCCGAGCATCCACTTGGCAACCTGCACAGAAGGCCAGCAGTAACTATCATCAATCATACTTGATCCTAACACTTAAACCTCCAAAATAGTGACATAATTTGACATAAGTATTCCTGTTAAACGTTATCTGGACATCATCAATATAGAAAAGATCAAATTGCACATTATAAACCACAGACTTTAAAATTTCATGCACCCAGCTAGACCACAAAACAATTGGTGGGATAAACAATCAAGCCTCAATTTCATTTATACAATATGTTTAAACCTCATATAGCCTTCTTCATTATATCCCTAAGAAGATAAAATACCCCGTCTCTGTAATACAGGATTCAGTGTGAAGGTACCAACCAACATATTCAAGGTGGAGCTAGAGACTGAAGATACTTCATAAAGTATACcaatgttattttattttattttgtttgtaAAAATAGAATATATTTGTTCAAATTTTAATCAATGACTAAAGACCAAAATATTGGATCTTCTGAATTGAACAAATGTACAAAGTGAAGCTAATGCTGGAAAAGTTTAGCTTCTCAATTGATGCCAGCTCAAAACCTGCCTCTACATAATTGACTAAAGTTGGAAAAGATTGTTATAAGTGATCTCAAGTCAAACCACCATCCAATTCCAGTAACTAAAACAAGAATTTGATATAAAAACATGAGTGGCCAACTTACGGGGAATATTAACATAGAAGTAACACTTAAAAATTTAAAAGTATGACATCCCAAACCTATATGGTGCAATTTCACACTGTATCATACTTGTATCACTCGTGTCCACTGATTTCTCTTCTTTAAGATTTGTAGAGCCTTCGCTGCAGCTATTAATGGAAACTCTGGTTCCCAAGCTGTCCATTTATCTAATGCTCCATAAACAGCCTCTTTCTCATTTGGGAGTCCTGATACCTAAAAGATAAAGGTTCACTTAAGAGTTTATTCATGCCATTACATGTAGCCACATTCTAACATGATTTGAATCCATCCTGCATACCTTAGGAATTGACTACAGTAACTTCGCAAAAACAAATACCTATTACATAGACATACTTACAATACGAACAAGGTTAAGTGCTTTTTGTCCAGAACCTGAAGAATCTCTCTTCCTCCACAAGTGGTGCTCTTGCTTTCCCACCTTTTTGATTAATTTCCTTTTGATCAGTACAAAAAAAACCTTATTACATCTAATTTACTTTTAAGAAACTATAATTCAAGAGTTACCATTAACTGTCTTCTAAAAATCTAAACATCATCAAGAATGATGATGTAGTCATAACTGAAATTATACTGACTGTGAAATTTATAACAGTTACGTTCTTTTTCAATTGATCATAACAGTGGAAAGCATATAATTTTGATAAGTAAACATAACttatatttagcaaaaaaaatacTTACTTATCAGCTGCTTTTGAAAGTTTAATATTGTTTGGAGGAGAGCTCTGCAAAGAGGAATTGCTAATTGCCTATAGATTAAGAGTATATGTTAGGAAACTTGAGATACTGGGTCGTTACTATACAATTTCAAATGGTGCATTGAGTACAAAAATAGTACAAGATGGCTCTATTAAAGAGTCTTTACTCACATGTGCAGTCAAAATAATTGGAAATGGGTCCTTTAGCTTGCGAATGACTGTGCATTTCCCCAAAGGTAAAACTTTCACTTTGTTTAACCCGAGCTAGAAAGAAATGCAGATTTTGTATCAAAGTATAATTAAAATAAGACATGATATATGGAAATAGAACGTTAACTAACTTGTATTTCGCCGGATGAGGAATTCTGAAAGGATGTTAAAATTCTACTAGAAAAAGCCATCACGATTCTGCTGCAACCACTAAATGGTACATACCAAGGATGCTGCAAGGCAAAAGAAGAAACAAGAGTAGCTTAGGGTTGTATGTGAAGAAAAATTGTAGCATAATAAAGAACGCCAGTGAATACTTTAGAAAAGACATGCATATTATACCTTACACTGCAAAAGCTAAAAGCAACCATAATTCATTCAACACAAACCCAAATAATACCAGGTATTTCCATAATGCTACTCCTTGTCAAAAGAGTTTCTGAAATTAAAATGTTTAATGATATACCAGAATACGAAAACAAACTCAATACTGTGTACCAAAATTGTAATTAGGTCTGAAAACTCGAGAGTCTACTTGTTAGTACACTACATTATGTGTGTAGCATAGCTGATTGTGCTTATGCTTTTGTAAATTGTAAATTGTAAATTCAGTCGTGGTTCAAAAAGCACACAGAAAAAGGGATTCTATTAAACACTAACACTAAAAAAAGAGACAAGACCTCGAAGCAAATGTAACCAGCCTTGgtaaaataattaaatagaagAAACGATGTCATTTAATCTGTTCTTATTAGTATTTTAAAACGATGTCGTAGTTAGTAAGTTAGTATCATCATTGGATCCTGTGTCTAACGGTTTATTGAGTCAACCAGTGGGAGGCAGACACGTGTCCAAGCAAGAATGATAAAAGGAGAAGTCTAGGGAGTAAGAGGGAGCTGGGAAGAAATGTTACTTTCTCTGTTTTGTCGTTTTACTCTTCTGTATTCACAGTACCCTTAGGGTTTATCAATCCAATTTCAATTGTGTTCTTCATTCTGTCATTTCTCAGTTATTCGTTCTATCTTTACTTTATCTgaaattattacaaaaataggTTCACGGTtacaagtgatatcagagccaAT
Encoded here:
- the LOC141666625 gene encoding pentatricopeptide repeat-containing protein At4g18975, chloroplastic, which produces MAFSSRILTSFQNSSSGEIQLGLNKVKVLPLGKCTVIRKLKDPFPIILTAHAISNSSLQSSPPNNIKLSKAADKKLIKKVGKQEHHLWRKRDSSGSGQKALNLVRIVSGLPNEKEAVYGALDKWTAWEPEFPLIAAAKALQILKKRNQWTRVIQVAKWMLGKGQGMTMGTFDTLLLAFDMDGRVDEAESFWNMILHTHTRSISKRLFSRMIFLYDHHNIPEKVIEVFADMEELGVKPDEDTTKRVAHAFRKQGQEDKQKEVIKRYLGRWKYIHFNGERVRVKRALWNE